The proteins below come from a single Kitasatospora sp. NBC_00315 genomic window:
- a CDS encoding DJ-1/PfpI family protein, with translation MDIVIPLFDRFEPLDAIGPYEILAHVPGATVRFVAPEAGPVRDVLGALPVHVPTAYSEVERCDVLVVPGGAGSRTVAGDPDFLDWVRRVHAGTRFTTSVCTGALVLGAAGLLNGLTAATHWGAVAELEAYGAVYTPERVVRHGRIITSAGVSSGIDMAIRLAALISDDTVAQAIQLYTEYDPQPPFDTGSVAKAPAEVLERARALAQGR, from the coding sequence ATGGACATCGTGATCCCGCTCTTCGACCGCTTCGAGCCGCTCGACGCGATCGGACCGTACGAGATCCTGGCCCACGTGCCCGGCGCCACCGTGCGCTTCGTCGCCCCCGAAGCCGGGCCGGTACGGGACGTGCTGGGCGCACTGCCCGTGCACGTGCCGACCGCGTACTCCGAGGTGGAGCGCTGCGACGTCCTGGTGGTCCCCGGCGGGGCGGGCAGCCGGACCGTGGCGGGCGACCCCGACTTCCTCGACTGGGTCCGCCGCGTCCACGCCGGCACCCGCTTCACCACCTCGGTCTGCACGGGAGCGCTGGTGCTCGGCGCGGCCGGCCTGCTGAACGGTCTGACCGCCGCCACCCACTGGGGCGCGGTCGCCGAACTGGAGGCGTACGGCGCCGTCTACACCCCCGAACGGGTGGTCCGCCACGGTCGGATCATCACCTCCGCCGGGGTGTCCTCCGGAATCGACATGGCGATCCGGCTGGCGGCTCTGATCAGCGACGACACGGTCGCCCAGGCGATCCAGCTCTACACCGAGTACGACCCGCAGCCCCCGTTCGACACCGGCTCCGTGGCCAAGGCCCCGGCCGAGGTGCTCGAACGGGCCCGCGCCCTGGCCCAGGGACGGTGA
- a CDS encoding PPOX class F420-dependent oxidoreductase — protein sequence MSPSIASNTRVTLAELLDFVRPRHRAILLTRRSDGTPQASPLTCGVDDAGRIVVSTYPERAKVRNARRDASVSVVVLSDDWDGAWVQVDGDAEVIDTPESVEPLVEYYRNIAGEHPDWDEYRAAMVKQGKSLVRITPRRWGPIATGGFPSRLVEDQ from the coding sequence ATGAGCCCTTCGATCGCCTCCAACACCCGTGTGACGCTGGCCGAGCTGCTGGACTTCGTCCGCCCCCGCCACCGCGCGATCCTTCTCACCCGCCGCTCCGACGGCACTCCGCAGGCCTCACCGCTGACCTGCGGGGTGGACGACGCCGGACGCATCGTGGTGTCCACCTACCCGGAGCGGGCCAAGGTCCGCAACGCCCGCCGGGACGCGTCGGTCAGCGTGGTCGTCCTGTCCGACGACTGGGACGGCGCCTGGGTGCAGGTCGACGGCGACGCCGAGGTGATCGACACTCCGGAGTCGGTGGAACCGCTGGTGGAGTACTACCGCAACATCGCCGGTGAGCACCCGGACTGGGACGAGTACCGGGCCGCGATGGTCAAGCAGGGCAAGTCACTGGTCCGGATCACCCCGCGCCGCTGGGGGCCGATCGCCACCGGTGGCTTCCCCTCCCGCCTGGTCGAGGACCAGTAG
- a CDS encoding alpha/beta fold hydrolase — MIILADDLGHLSYTVTGEGPPVVLVHAGVADHHMWDAVVPALAEHHTVIRYDLRGFGESAPPAGPFSETDDLCRLLDHLGHERVRLVGASWGARVAVNFALTRPGRVRSLTLLAPPWPGYDWSAEMIAYDEAETAALAAGDLDTAVRVNLDMWLRGPVRGWEDVAPGLVEEVLAPLRTSLVNQDAVGEHSRGGAEGDLATIAVPTLVGIGRLDVADFQDIARRYAAGIPGAELVEFPTAAHLIALEAPTELVAALRPFLAR, encoded by the coding sequence ATGATCATCCTTGCCGACGACCTCGGCCACCTGTCCTACACCGTCACCGGCGAGGGTCCGCCCGTCGTCCTCGTGCACGCCGGCGTCGCCGACCACCACATGTGGGACGCGGTCGTGCCCGCCCTCGCGGAGCACCACACGGTGATCCGCTACGACCTGCGCGGCTTCGGCGAGTCCGCGCCCCCGGCCGGCCCGTTCAGTGAGACCGACGACCTGTGCCGCCTGCTGGACCATCTCGGTCACGAACGCGTGCGCCTCGTCGGCGCGTCCTGGGGCGCCCGGGTGGCGGTGAACTTCGCTCTCACCCGACCGGGCCGGGTGCGGTCGCTGACCCTGCTCGCCCCGCCGTGGCCCGGCTACGACTGGTCGGCGGAGATGATCGCCTACGACGAGGCCGAGACGGCTGCCCTGGCCGCGGGCGACCTGGACACCGCCGTCCGGGTGAACCTGGACATGTGGCTGCGCGGGCCGGTCCGCGGCTGGGAGGACGTCGCCCCGGGCTTGGTCGAGGAGGTGCTCGCCCCGCTGCGGACGTCGCTGGTGAACCAGGACGCCGTCGGAGAACACTCCCGAGGTGGCGCGGAGGGCGACCTCGCCACGATCGCCGTTCCCACGCTGGTCGGAATCGGTCGCCTCGACGTCGCCGACTTCCAGGACATCGCCCGCCGGTACGCCGCCGGGATCCCCGGCGCCGAGCTGGTCGAGTTCCCCACCGCGGCCCACCTCATCGCGCTGGAGGCGCCCACCGAACTCGTCGCGGCACTGCGGCCGTTCCTCGCCCGCTGA
- a CDS encoding ATP-binding protein — MPETLDRTPALDGEYVCWLPRHRRSPGAARRLLRDFLAERAGGGRFLETGELLLSELVTNAVEHARVSGRLIKVRYALRGGRLRVEVHDPVPERPTVRQAAVEDEDGRGMLLVRELSERWGCCPRAGGVGKFVWFECAPADLPPGHEVAREVPA; from the coding sequence ATGCCCGAAACCCTCGACAGAACACCGGCCCTGGACGGCGAGTACGTCTGCTGGCTGCCGCGCCATCGCAGATCGCCGGGGGCGGCACGCCGGCTGCTGCGGGACTTCCTGGCCGAAAGGGCCGGTGGCGGGCGGTTCCTGGAGACCGGGGAGCTGCTCCTCAGCGAGCTGGTCACCAACGCGGTCGAGCACGCCAGGGTGTCGGGGCGTCTGATCAAGGTGCGGTACGCACTGCGGGGCGGGCGGCTGCGGGTCGAGGTGCACGACCCCGTGCCGGAGCGTCCCACCGTCCGGCAGGCGGCGGTGGAGGACGAGGACGGGCGGGGCATGCTGCTCGTCCGGGAGCTGTCCGAGCGCTGGGGCTGCTGCCCGCGCGCGGGCGGGGTGGGCAAGTTCGTCTGGTTCGAGTGCGCTCCGGCGGATCTCCCCCCGGGCCACGAGGTCGCCCGCGAGGTCCCGGCGTGA
- a CDS encoding helix-turn-helix domain-containing protein: MADGSPDGDDRPALNPIALIAVSIRRERERTGLSMTELAKRAGIAKSTLSQLESGTGNPSVETLWALGVALGVPFSRLVDPPRPAVRVIRAGEGPVTHSERADYAATLLASCPPNARRDIYRIEAQPGEARASDPHMPGSIEHLLISTGRALVGPTEDPYELGPGDYIAYPGDAPHIFKALVPDTTAVIVMEHV; the protein is encoded by the coding sequence ATGGCAGACGGTTCACCGGACGGGGACGACCGGCCCGCCCTCAACCCGATCGCCCTGATCGCGGTGTCGATCCGCCGCGAGCGCGAACGCACCGGCCTGTCGATGACCGAGCTGGCCAAGCGGGCCGGGATCGCCAAGTCGACCCTCTCCCAGCTGGAGTCGGGCACCGGCAACCCCAGCGTGGAGACTCTCTGGGCACTCGGTGTCGCGCTGGGCGTGCCGTTCAGCCGACTGGTCGACCCGCCGCGGCCGGCCGTCCGGGTGATCCGCGCCGGCGAGGGGCCGGTGACCCACTCGGAGCGTGCCGACTACGCCGCCACCCTGCTGGCCTCCTGCCCGCCGAACGCCCGCCGCGACATCTACCGCATCGAGGCCCAGCCCGGCGAGGCCCGCGCCTCGGACCCCCACATGCCCGGCAGTATCGAGCATCTGCTGATCAGTACCGGCCGCGCACTGGTCGGCCCCACCGAGGACCCGTACGAGCTCGGTCCCGGCGACTACATCGCCTACCCCGGCGACGCCCCGCACATCTTCAAGGCCCTCGTCCCGGACACCACCGCGGTGATCGTGATGGAGCACGTCTGA
- a CDS encoding AzlC family ABC transporter permease produces the protein MSVEQDIRPPTAATRTVVRDSLGIGLTVGVSGLAFGVAGSAAHLSVWQTCALSLLVFTGASQFALVTALAAGAALPAAVLGALFLGARNAFYGLRLGPGLGFSRLLRPFAAHFMIDETAAVALTQPDRRTARLGYAVTAASLFLTWNLCTLAGAMGADALGDPAAYGLDAAGPAVFLALLAPRLREGPTELKVAGAGAALALAATVVLPTGVPVLLALAAVPLVLALTRRERAADPTEDLG, from the coding sequence ATGAGCGTGGAACAGGACATCAGGCCGCCGACCGCCGCCACCCGCACGGTGGTCCGCGACTCGCTCGGCATCGGGCTCACCGTCGGCGTCTCCGGACTGGCGTTCGGCGTCGCCGGCAGCGCCGCGCACCTGAGTGTCTGGCAGACCTGCGCGCTGAGCCTGCTCGTGTTCACCGGCGCCTCGCAGTTCGCGCTGGTCACCGCGCTCGCCGCGGGCGCGGCCCTGCCGGCCGCCGTGCTCGGCGCGCTCTTCCTCGGCGCCCGCAACGCCTTCTACGGGCTGCGCCTCGGGCCCGGCCTCGGGTTCTCCCGGCTGCTGCGGCCGTTCGCCGCCCACTTCATGATCGACGAGACCGCCGCCGTCGCGCTCACCCAGCCCGACCGCCGTACCGCCCGGCTCGGCTACGCCGTCACCGCGGCAAGCCTCTTCCTCACCTGGAACCTCTGCACCCTGGCCGGGGCGATGGGCGCGGACGCCCTCGGCGACCCGGCGGCGTACGGGCTGGACGCGGCCGGGCCCGCGGTGTTCCTCGCACTGCTCGCGCCCCGCCTGCGCGAGGGGCCGACCGAGCTGAAGGTCGCCGGTGCGGGCGCCGCGCTGGCGCTGGCCGCCACCGTCGTGCTGCCGACCGGCGTACCGGTGCTGCTCGCACTCGCCGCCGTACCGCTCGTGCTGGCGCTCACCCGCCGCGAGCGGGCCGCCGACCCGACGGAGGACCTCGGATGA
- a CDS encoding Scr1 family TA system antitoxin-like transcriptional regulator, protein MPRRRPESGSTVSSAVLFGGELQHARESAGYSQAELAKLLHCDRTLVTRVESGQRVPQEHFARSCDQVLRMDGSLLRMWSRVDWYAGDVEHPDWFKRFADLEAEATAIRTFQASRIYGLLQTEEYARALFSREAWSENAFSIEERVNARMSRQHRFMTDDAPLLVVVLDESAIRRTVGGPVVMRGQLARLLAVAQRPNVILQVAAFHLENLTLPDISMTLLTMVDGHELVYSESLDRGHFGEEPKLIARHRRDYDVLRADALSTSESAALIIDEMERYDDHDQRGLRSSGVAQEQLQRLQRRRVHRGGPRVPRPRPRA, encoded by the coding sequence ATGCCGCGACGCAGGCCCGAGTCCGGTTCGACCGTCAGTTCGGCGGTGCTGTTCGGCGGCGAACTGCAGCACGCCCGCGAATCCGCCGGCTACTCCCAGGCCGAACTGGCCAAACTCCTGCACTGCGACCGGACGCTGGTCACCCGGGTCGAGTCCGGCCAGCGCGTGCCGCAGGAGCACTTCGCCCGAAGCTGCGACCAGGTACTGCGGATGGACGGCTCGCTGCTGCGGATGTGGTCGCGGGTCGACTGGTACGCCGGTGATGTCGAACATCCTGATTGGTTCAAGCGGTTCGCCGACTTGGAGGCGGAGGCGACTGCCATCAGGACGTTCCAGGCTTCTCGAATCTATGGCCTCCTGCAGACCGAGGAGTACGCGCGGGCCCTCTTCTCGCGTGAGGCGTGGTCGGAGAACGCTTTCTCGATCGAGGAGCGGGTCAATGCCCGAATGAGTCGCCAGCACCGCTTCATGACAGATGACGCTCCCTTGCTGGTGGTTGTTCTCGACGAGAGCGCGATCCGGCGAACGGTCGGGGGTCCTGTTGTGATGCGAGGGCAGTTGGCGCGCCTGCTGGCCGTCGCGCAGCGGCCGAACGTCATCCTCCAGGTGGCTGCCTTCCATCTGGAGAACCTGACGCTGCCCGATATCTCGATGACACTTCTGACCATGGTTGACGGACATGAACTGGTCTACTCGGAGAGCTTGGATCGAGGGCATTTCGGTGAGGAACCGAAACTGATTGCCCGTCATCGTCGAGACTATGATGTGCTTCGGGCGGACGCACTCTCGACCAGCGAGTCTGCTGCCTTGATCATCGACGAGATGGAGAGGTATGACGATCATGACCAACGTGGACTTCGAAGCAGCGGCGTGGCGCAAGAGCAGCTACAGCGGCTCCAACGGCGGCGAGTGCATCGAGGTGGCCCCCGGGTTCCCCGGCCTCGTCCCCGTGCGTGA
- a CDS encoding AzlD domain-containing protein encodes MTAWIAIGATALGCYLLKLLGLSVPAGLLERPVVRRYAALIPVALLAALTALQTFGEEGGLTLDARALGLAAAGIAVWRRAPFLLVVGLAVVVTALARLVGG; translated from the coding sequence ATGACCGCCTGGATCGCCATCGGCGCCACCGCGCTGGGCTGCTACCTGCTCAAGCTGCTCGGGCTGAGCGTCCCGGCCGGACTGCTGGAGCGCCCCGTCGTCCGGCGCTACGCCGCACTGATCCCGGTCGCCCTGCTGGCCGCCCTCACCGCCCTGCAGACCTTCGGCGAGGAAGGCGGGCTCACCCTCGACGCCCGAGCCCTCGGCCTGGCCGCCGCCGGGATCGCGGTCTGGCGCCGGGCGCCGTTCCTGCTGGTCGTCGGCCTCGCGGTGGTGGTCACCGCGCTGGCCAGGTTGGTAGGTGGCTGA
- a CDS encoding histidine phosphatase family protein, producing the protein MRLLLIRHGETSSNLGRLLDTARPGAELTERGHRQAAALPAALEGEAVEALYASTLIRTQQTAAPLAEALGLEVRIRDGLRELTAGDLEMRGDDEAGSTYMRTAFAWSLGDTERRMPGGESGTEALGRFDEVVAEAAGSGVRTAVLVSHGAAIRMWTAARVENVDVPFAAAHPLDNTGVVVLEGTPADGWKAHSWMGSPLGGPAVEGADEDSPAGLVVTRPETPPAG; encoded by the coding sequence ATGCGACTGCTGCTGATTCGCCACGGAGAGACGTCGTCCAACCTCGGCCGCCTGCTGGACACCGCCCGGCCCGGCGCCGAGCTCACGGAGCGCGGCCACCGGCAGGCGGCCGCGCTGCCGGCCGCGCTGGAGGGGGAGGCCGTCGAGGCGCTGTACGCCTCCACGCTGATCCGCACGCAGCAGACCGCCGCCCCGCTGGCCGAGGCACTCGGGCTGGAGGTCCGGATCCGGGACGGGCTGCGCGAACTGACCGCCGGCGACCTGGAGATGCGCGGCGACGACGAGGCGGGCAGCACGTACATGCGGACGGCGTTCGCCTGGTCCCTCGGCGACACCGAGCGGCGGATGCCCGGTGGTGAGAGCGGTACGGAGGCGCTGGGCCGGTTCGACGAGGTGGTCGCCGAGGCCGCCGGCTCCGGGGTGCGGACCGCCGTCCTGGTCAGCCACGGCGCGGCGATCCGGATGTGGACGGCGGCCCGGGTCGAGAACGTGGACGTACCGTTCGCCGCCGCCCACCCGCTGGACAACACCGGCGTGGTGGTCCTGGAGGGCACACCGGCCGACGGTTGGAAGGCGCACTCCTGGATGGGCTCGCCGCTCGGCGGCCCGGCCGTGGAGGGCGCCGACGAGGACAGCCCCGCCGGGCTCGTCGTCACCCGCCCCGAGACCCCGCCGGCCGGCTGA
- a CDS encoding DUF397 domain-containing protein, translating into MAPGFPGLVPVRDSKDPEGPALVFGADAWQAFVAGVREGEFPAGS; encoded by the coding sequence GTGGCCCCCGGGTTCCCCGGCCTCGTCCCCGTGCGTGACTCCAAGGACCCGGAGGGTCCGGCGCTGGTCTTCGGCGCCGACGCGTGGCAGGCGTTCGTGGCCGGTGTCCGGGAGGGTGAGTTCCCGGCCGGCTCCTGA
- a CDS encoding DUF4157 domain-containing protein produces the protein MRGQDGAGKAAAENAPDRARKPPAAGGGPLGGLLALQSTIGNAAVVQMLRAVGHLPAQEQHRHGGGCGHQQAEPGPVQRSAVPDVLRTTGRPLDGATRTDMEARLGADFSDVRVHNDAAAKASAAEVGARAYTSGSHVVLGDGGGDKHTLAHELTHVIQQRRGPVAGTDNGSGLSVSDPSDRFEREAEATATAVMARPLPAVAEHRHAQAPVGAGGPPLQRAALAVTGEPVAVQRIVRVSPQMYMQGMNVTPGTITAGQLLQYVFFAVKDDLALASRLPNTTTEEAAAFQADMARVRTLMKPGTRDLPAAVAAVTALVGKINAHLENAEIHGVYESNVNPTSHPEGPGAMIPVPNRNTRYATTPSAPYTHTPAQHQPDEPRWGDDETMFANMAAALGPGVFQEPGMYPEVAPRTATGGTNLPLKRLTWQQTVGMLPRPLLNLLFDVRFQLEAPVGSPVVVDERTNAETAPDVREKSPSKPGTLRSWHQDAYGRLPNTNFDPAAVPANAAPLHDKYSEHSQSGAGSSITTAIPAPVGLAEYTGTGSNWEHNTKVVLDYVNKRVYLTLTHYQYWALIPSEQGGAPYAFWQSPGQDLAQARGALGQEPRGDRAIMMSPWLEIAMT, from the coding sequence ATGCGCGGTCAGGACGGTGCCGGAAAGGCTGCTGCGGAGAACGCTCCCGATCGGGCCCGCAAGCCCCCGGCGGCGGGCGGCGGGCCGCTCGGCGGGCTCCTTGCCCTGCAGAGCACGATCGGGAACGCGGCTGTCGTCCAGATGCTGCGGGCCGTCGGCCACCTGCCCGCCCAGGAGCAGCACCGGCACGGCGGCGGCTGCGGCCACCAGCAGGCGGAGCCGGGCCCCGTGCAGCGCTCCGCGGTCCCGGATGTGCTGCGTACGACCGGCCGGCCGTTGGACGGTGCCACCCGCACGGACATGGAGGCCCGGCTCGGTGCCGACTTCTCCGACGTGCGCGTCCACAACGACGCCGCCGCCAAGGCCTCGGCGGCCGAGGTGGGCGCTCGCGCCTACACCTCCGGCAGTCACGTCGTCCTCGGTGACGGCGGAGGCGACAAGCACACCCTGGCCCATGAGCTCACCCACGTCATCCAGCAACGCCGGGGGCCCGTCGCCGGCACCGACAACGGTTCGGGGCTGAGCGTCTCCGACCCCTCCGACCGTTTCGAGCGCGAAGCGGAAGCCACCGCCACCGCCGTGATGGCCCGCCCGCTGCCCGCCGTCGCGGAGCACCGGCACGCACAGGCTCCGGTCGGCGCCGGCGGGCCGCCCCTGCAGCGTGCCGCGCTCGCGGTGACCGGGGAGCCGGTGGCGGTGCAGCGGATCGTCAGGGTGAGCCCCCAGATGTACATGCAGGGCATGAACGTCACTCCCGGGACCATCACGGCGGGCCAGCTTCTCCAGTACGTGTTCTTCGCGGTCAAGGACGACCTCGCGCTGGCCTCCAGGCTCCCCAACACCACGACCGAGGAGGCGGCGGCCTTCCAGGCGGACATGGCCCGCGTGCGAACCCTGATGAAGCCCGGGACTCGCGACCTGCCGGCGGCGGTGGCCGCGGTCACCGCCCTGGTGGGGAAGATCAACGCTCACCTGGAGAACGCGGAGATCCACGGCGTGTACGAGTCGAACGTCAACCCCACGAGCCACCCCGAGGGGCCTGGCGCCATGATCCCGGTCCCGAACCGGAACACGCGCTACGCGACCACTCCGAGCGCCCCCTACACGCACACGCCGGCGCAGCACCAGCCGGACGAGCCGCGATGGGGGGACGACGAGACGATGTTCGCGAACATGGCGGCCGCTCTGGGGCCCGGAGTGTTCCAGGAGCCCGGGATGTACCCCGAGGTGGCGCCGAGGACGGCGACCGGAGGAACCAACCTCCCGCTGAAACGGCTCACCTGGCAACAGACGGTCGGCATGCTGCCGCGTCCGCTGCTCAACCTGCTGTTCGACGTGCGGTTCCAGCTGGAGGCACCCGTCGGATCACCGGTCGTGGTGGACGAGCGGACAAACGCCGAGACGGCGCCGGACGTACGGGAGAAGAGCCCCAGCAAGCCGGGGACACTGCGCAGCTGGCACCAGGACGCCTACGGCAGGCTGCCGAACACCAACTTCGACCCTGCCGCCGTCCCGGCGAACGCGGCACCGTTGCACGACAAGTACAGCGAGCACTCGCAGAGCGGCGCCGGATCGTCGATCACCACCGCGATCCCTGCACCCGTCGGGCTCGCCGAGTACACCGGCACGGGCAGCAACTGGGAGCACAACACCAAGGTGGTCCTCGACTACGTCAACAAGCGGGTCTATCTCACCCTGACGCATTACCAGTACTGGGCGCTGATTCCCTCGGAGCAGGGTGGTGCGCCGTACGCGTTCTGGCAGAGCCCCGGCCAGGATCTGGCCCAGGCCCGAGGCGCTCTCGGCCAGGAGCCGCGAGGAGATCGGGCGATCATGATGAGTCCGTGGCTGGAGATCGCCATGACGTGA
- a CDS encoding SGNH/GDSL hydrolase family protein encodes MKRTPSVAALAVAGVLCAAGLATAPATGGSAAAAPADAGSHLPPGHWVSTWTAMPQLTEPANLPPAPFTRENLVLDDTTLRQTVHLSVGGRHLRLRFSNAFGGAPLPVTAVSVALPADGRAGVSAIRPGTSRSVTFDGHGSTSVPVGAQVVSDPLDLDVPPGSNLTVTTYLAHGQASDAITSHPGSRTTSYLFPGDGVDATDLPGATPVDHWYLLSGVETWAGSGTSAAVVLGDSLTDGRGSTTNLNDRWPDQLLARLETGPDSSGTAVLNQAAGGNRVLNDGLGPNALARLDRDVLAQSGVEWLVVFEGVNDIGTADATTAAQQQVADDLIAAYEQIVRRAHAQGIRVYGATLLPFGGNTGYDDADGRREAARQTVNRWIRTSGGFDDVVDFDRAVRDPAHPGQLLATVDSGDHLHLNPAGYRLLADAVPERLFQRRPLPADFGYQDAAPARRSG; translated from the coding sequence ATGAAACGAACGCCCTCGGTCGCCGCCCTGGCCGTCGCCGGTGTCCTCTGCGCGGCCGGCCTGGCCACCGCGCCCGCCACGGGCGGCTCGGCCGCCGCCGCCCCGGCGGACGCCGGCTCGCACCTCCCGCCGGGCCACTGGGTGAGCACCTGGACCGCGATGCCGCAGCTGACCGAACCCGCCAACCTGCCGCCCGCTCCGTTCACCCGCGAGAACCTGGTGCTGGACGACACCACGCTGCGCCAGACCGTCCACCTGTCGGTCGGCGGCCGGCACCTGCGGCTGCGCTTCTCCAACGCCTTCGGCGGCGCGCCGCTGCCCGTCACCGCGGTCTCGGTGGCCCTCCCCGCCGACGGCCGGGCGGGGGTCAGCGCGATCCGGCCGGGCACCTCCCGGTCGGTGACCTTCGACGGCCACGGCTCCACCAGTGTCCCGGTCGGCGCCCAGGTGGTCTCCGACCCGCTGGACCTCGACGTGCCGCCCGGCTCCAACCTGACCGTGACGACCTACCTCGCCCACGGCCAGGCCTCCGACGCCATCACCTCGCACCCCGGCTCACGGACCACCTCCTACCTGTTCCCCGGCGACGGGGTCGACGCCACCGACCTGCCCGGAGCCACCCCCGTCGACCACTGGTACCTCCTCAGCGGCGTCGAGACCTGGGCCGGGAGCGGCACCTCGGCGGCCGTCGTACTGGGTGACTCGCTCACCGACGGCAGGGGCTCCACCACCAACCTCAACGACCGGTGGCCGGACCAGCTGCTCGCCCGGCTCGAAACGGGCCCGGACTCCTCGGGCACCGCCGTCCTCAACCAGGCGGCCGGCGGCAACCGCGTGCTGAACGACGGCCTCGGCCCGAACGCGCTGGCCCGTCTGGACCGCGACGTGCTCGCCCAGAGCGGGGTGGAGTGGCTGGTCGTCTTCGAGGGCGTCAACGACATCGGTACCGCCGACGCCACGACCGCCGCCCAGCAACAGGTCGCGGACGACCTGATCGCCGCGTACGAGCAGATCGTGCGACGTGCCCACGCCCAGGGCATCCGGGTCTACGGCGCCACCCTGCTGCCCTTCGGCGGCAACACCGGTTACGACGACGCGGACGGACGGCGCGAGGCGGCCCGGCAGACGGTCAACCGGTGGATCCGCACCTCCGGCGGCTTCGACGACGTGGTCGACTTCGACCGGGCGGTCCGGGATCCCGCACACCCCGGGCAGCTGCTGGCGACCGTCGACAGCGGTGACCACCTGCACCTGAACCCGGCGGGGTACCGGCTGCTGGCCGACGCCGTGCCCGAGCGGCTGTTCCAGCGGCGGCCGCTGCCGGCCGACTTCGGCTACCAGGACGCCGCCCCCGCGCGCCGGAGCGGCTGA